The DNA sequence tttaaaaagggaCACTATGTGAGCTCAAGCCCTCAGCACCCACACACTTATGGGCCCTGTTCCATGGGGTGTCCCCACATCTACTTGCTTGCCTCTAACCCACCACAGAGATGCAGTCTAGAAAGGTCTTCTCCAGAGGGCAAGAGCCTATGGCCTACACAATACCTGCAGGGAAGCATGGATGTCCCAAAGGCCTACAAGTTGCCATGGTGAGCTGCCAGACCGTGGCTCACACAGAGAGTGCCACGACAACATGCCATGTCCTACTGGAGTCCCGACTGGCCCTCAAATGGGTATCTGTCAGCCTGAAATAACACAGCCCCAGGTGCCTGTGGCCCACTCACATGAACCTGGCCTGGGCCAGGTATCCACGGAGGATGGACTGGATGACGATGACGGCCTCCTCTTGTGTTGGGTTCTCTTCAGCCGGGGAGATGGGGCTTAGGACACGGGGTGCAGGAGAACTCTGCAGTCAAGGACAAGGGGAGAGAGGCCTGTTTGTGGTCTCCCATGCAAATATCTCCCGGGAGGGGGGCTTCCCAGCTGACCCCTAACTACTCTCCCTCATGCCCCGCACTGCGTTCACTATGAGGTGTGCTGGTTTGGACTTCAATGCTAAACTTGCTGGAGATGTATCAAAGGGGACACGCTGGGCTATCCCAGCACGGAATGGATGGAGCACCAGGCACATCTGCTCAGCCAGGAAGGCTGGCAGGCCGTAAGGGGCTTGAGATTACTCTGTTGAAGAAGTGCAAAAGGGGCTGAGGAGGGCCTGAGCAGCCAGGGTCCATCCATTCAGATGGTTACCTGCTTAAGAGGGCTGAGGAGGCCCGGCAGGCTGGGAgacctggagtctgggactttgcTGCGTACAAGCTTCGAACGAGCTAGGTGTCCCCTGAAGGCTGCCTGGAGCACAGTCGCTGCCTggcaggaaagagggaaggactCGGTTAGTAGAAGATGGTACTGGGTGAAGACTAAAGAGTGATGGAGAAAACTCCTCTCACCACTGTGTAACCTCAGGGGCATGTCCCtgtgtctccctctgcctcctctgaacCCCCAATGCTGGTGCATGTGCAGATCCCTCAGGGAGAGAAAGGCACAGGCTGGCTgttgcctcccccaccccccaaacaaatCCTGAACAGTGGAACCAGTTGCTAAGCACAGTTACATTAGCTGCTAATAATAGTTCAGACTTTACACTTTACTTTGGCTTTTCTAGTCAGGGTCTCGATGCACAGCTCTGGAAGACCTCAAGCATGTGCTGAACCTCATGcttttctgccccccccccccccgagtgctgggattgcagatgtgtaccACCGGTGTCTGCTAGAGACGTCATGTCCTGGTATGTCTCTACAGCAGAGTTGATCTGTTCTATAGACTTTTTTTCACATACATACTTCGCAGTCACAAAAAAGCTACAGTAagatatttttctgctttttaagtgTTGGTGTCTGAATCCGGGGTCTCCTGTATTCTGGATAAGCACTTTACTACTTAGCTACCCCTCCagtcctcactgggggattctaggcaggggatctaccactgagccacaccccagcccctccctgggggattctaggcaggggttctaccactgagccacactccagccccttactggggggagtctaggcaggggctctaccactgagccacaccccagcccctcactgggggattctaggcaggNNctctaccactgagccacaccccagcccctcactgggggattctaggcaggggctctaccactgagccaccaccccagcccctcactgggggattctaggcaggggctctaccacttagccacgcccccagcccctcactgggggattctaggcaggggttctaccactgagccacactccagccccttactgggggagtctaggcaggggctctaccactgagccacactccagcccctcactgggggattctaggcaggggctctaccactgagccacaccccagccccttactgggggagtctaggcaggggctctaccactgagctacaccccagcccttGTGCAGATTTGATGCCATGAAGTTGCCAGCCATGCCTGCTCTTAGCTCTTGGAGTGAATGGATGACCCCTGTACACAATGACCAATGAGCCAAAGTAAAGGGCAGTAACTGAGGCCTGAGACATCCAGTCCCAGATGTTGGCTGAGCTCTGGGCCTGGCTTATGTTAGAACACCTAACAGCTGGACAGTGTCTGGGTTGAAGCCTAGCCCCAAGTGAGCTCATCTAACTGGAAAGCTACAGAGCAAGGATGGACATCTGGGCAGGAAGAACCACAAGGAAGAGGGCTTGACAGTACAGGCCTGAGCTGTCTCAGATACTTAGGACCGAAGTTGAAGAGTGGAGAATCACAAACAAATTCATGGGCCATCCTGGACAACGTGGTAAAAACtcctctcaaaataaaagtacagGGAAGGCTGCAAGGGTGGTTTAGCAGTGTAGTACCTGACTAGAATCCTGCAGTGAGGGGATGGGGGTGTGGCTAGGGTTGGGGGCGTGGCTCGGGCTGGAGCATGGCTAGGGTTAGGGACGTGGCTAGGGGCTAGGGGCATGACtgaagggctggggtgtggctcagtggtagagcacctgcctagaatcccccagtgaggggctggggcgtggctcaatGGTAGTGGGCCCCTgtctagaatctcccagtgaggggctggggcatggctcagtggtagtggCACACCTAGAATGTAGGAGATCCCAGTAACAAGTACCAGTGTCTTACTCCAATCTCACTGTCACTGTGAGAACTTCCTGCCATTTCTCCTATGGGGATTACTCTACTGTCCTTTCCTGTCTATCCTGTGGGGACACTTAGGCTGTAGGACAGCAGCCCTAGTGCTCAGGACACCTCGGTGCTCCCTGCTTCACAGCACATGCGTCCTGGCGCCTGTGGCTGGCCATGTGGGATTGCTCAACTCAGAACTGAACGTGGGAATGGAGGAAAGGCTgtgtaaaagaatttttaaaatgtgaagttaTTCAGGTGTTCCATTTTATGCTTCTGTTACTGGTATATTTTAAACTTTGTGTTGGAGTTTGAATTAATTTCCTGAAAAGTCAGGACTTAAATGCcgttaaggggctggagagatgtctcagtggttaagagaaccgactgctcttccagaggtcctgagttcaactcgcagcagccacatggtggctcacaaccatctgtaatgggatctgatgccctcttctggtgtgtctgaagacagcgacagtgtactgatataaaaagaaagaatcaaagcCTTTGCATAGCCcttggctgggctggagagatggctcagaggttatgaGCATTTTCTTTGCAAGCaaaagacctgaatttgaatccccaGTACACTAGGGGCAGATACAGCTGCGGCCAGCAAGTTCAGTGATGGGCCCAGTCTCAGGGGAGTACCCCAAAAGCGACAGAGCAggctctgccttcttcctctaACCCCCATGCACATAGGCATGGGCATCCCCCACACGAGTGCGTGTGTACCACCCGCCCACACCCTCTCCATGCCTCCACTCTCCTCGGTCAAAGGAGGGGTTTCAAGATGGGCGGAACCGACCGGGCTCACCTCATCCAGAGctgcttctcttttctgaaaTAAAGAATGGAGAAATGAGTTAGTGTGAGCAAATCATGGGGTCCCTGGCGGATCCCGTGCACCCCCTTCCTTAGAAGATACCATTTAGCAAGTCAGGGACCTGATGGTTCActgttctcatgtgtgtgtgtgtgtgtgtgtgtgtgtgtgtgtgtgtgaatcctcTTTCACCAAAAATCAATGACATGCTCAGTAAGACCACAGCCACTGAGGCCAGGGAAAGGGGGCTCTTGGGACCATATCTGGGGCAGCTTGAATATTAAAGAGAATAATGGTTGcaactaaatttttaaaagattcaaataataaaagaatctgAGCCCGTATTAACTGTCTTCCCATGAGGGATAGAGACGAGGAGGGTGGGGCCAGCTCCTGTGCTCTGCTAGACGGGATAATCCAACCTTTCCTTGCTTTGAAACTGTCATCTACCTAGAAGAAAAGGCTTGCCCTGTCTCTTCAGGAGCCTCTGGACACAAGTTCACTGCTGAGCCAATGCTGTGTCCACCAGGGAGACTGACTGATAGAGATGGAACTAGAAGTGAGGTCCTGTGGCTATCCAAGATGGCCACCATCAGGTCCCTGACTTGCTAAATGGTCTCTTGTGGTTTAGGATGCCCCTGAATTCCTGATACTCTttggcactgggattacaggtgtacaccacccCACCTTTCGAGAGGCCAGTTAGCAGCCTCGCCTTCTGCGAGCCATTCCACTCTGAAACACACTGGGTAATGGAGCACACAAACACCCAATGCTTTCTACAGCTGGACGTGGGCCAGGAAGCTCACCTTGCGCCTGTGGGCCTTCCACTGCGCCTGCAGGGTCCTGATggcagcctctctcctctcttcagagCATGGGGCAGGGGGTTGGGAGCCACCCACCTCACCAGCACTATTGTCAGAGTCTGGCTCAGAGTGCCTGCTGCAGGGCGATGGGGCATGGAGCTCTGGGTGAGCCTGCAGGAAATGAAAGTGGCCAGCTGCGATGGAGATGCCAGCAGCAGGCAGCGGACAGGATATTAACCAGGATATTACCCCGCGGGGCAGCAGGCCTGGCTCATCAGACAGCAGACTTAATAAAACAAAGTCTGAGCCTGGCGCAGTGGCGGTCTTTCTGGGGGTTCTCTTTAAAGATTAATGTGGTATAAGAGTGGGGTTTGGGAAATTGAAGTGGAGACACTGCTGATGTATTTTTGGTAGGAAGAGGCGGGGACTGTACCGCTGAAACACAGCTGACTTCTAGGTAGTCTCTGAAATCTGCCACCTACCAGGGCTCTTTTCAATAAAGTTAAAATTACTAGGAGAATTATTTTCCTTCCATCAAAAGGCAGGTTCAATGCCAGGGAAATGCTAAGtcagtcaagtgcttgctgcatacgcacgaggacctgagtttgatccttagcatCCATGCAAAAGCCAGGTGTGCCAGCGTATGCTTGTGACCCCAGCAGCAGGGAGGCAGAAACGAGAAAACCCCTGGGCTCTCTCACAAGCCAGCCTCGCCTACTTGCGCACGTGTATGCCACCACACATACATTAAAGGCAGGCCCAATGGAGAAGTGTGCTGCAGCAGGCAGCCTTCCCAGCCACGTGAGAGTGTGCACACCCAGTAGGTGGCTGACGACACAGCGGTGCCAGTCAGCACCAAAGGCCAGATTTGTATTTGCTCTACTTTAAAGAGTTTTGACATGTGTGCCCTGGCTGCTCCTGGGTAGATGGGACAGACCCCAGGACAGGAAGCATGGTCCTTTGTGCAATCCTCATATCCCAAGACAATCACCCAGGCCCTGGTAGCCAGCAACCAGGATGCTCTGTGGCTCAGAGGTCACACCTGTTTAAACCAGCCAACCTCATGGTGAGCCATGTGTTCTTCACATCTTGTCCCCAATTATGGTGAAGGCCTTTTtgcttgtggagatcagaggaggacACCAGCTGCCCTGCTCTGTTACTCTCTGCTTTATTCTTTCAAGGACAAAAAACTTCCTCAGTGGATCTGTTCCTAGGCTGGTAGCAAGCAAGCCCcaggtatcctcctgtctctgtccctagCATGTCTTCATGCATGTGTAGCAAGAGTGCTTTTACCTACAGAGTTAGTTTCCCAGccccccaggctggccttgaactctctgtcctcttgcctctgcctcttgagtgttgggattgtgGTCCTTCACAACCATGTATGGCCCAAGAAGgtttatatattatgcatatatatatcagGTCCCTCCGGAGCAAAGGGAGGCCACGGGAGTTTAGTCCCTAAGGAAATAGTTTCCACTCGTGCTTATGTCAGGTGCCCACACATGGGATACATTGGCAAGGGGGTGCATCTATCTCCTGGATACGCAGGTGTCAGTAGATTAGAGAACAGGGACCAGAGGGCCTCTCTCTGACCTTTGGAAGTAGACAATACCCAAGTGACCTTTACAGCCACAAGTCTCGCCTGACAGCAAGTCCTGAGACTtccatagaaaaacaaaagagaagcctGAAGGGCATaggcctgtaatgccagcacccaagaagcagaggcaggaggatcataagttcaagatTAGCTTAGGTAActaggtgagaccctgtctcaatataaaacataataagaaGGCTAGGAGTATAGTTTGGTGGTAGAGCCTCTGCCCAGAATCCCCCAGAGAGGGGCTGGGTTCTGACCAACCctgcaaaaccaacaaaacaaatgtggggtgtggggagggacaaTGAGGGTGCAGTAGAACACCTGCCCAcagactgttctggaactctcgtCTATGTATGTTAGGAGTCAGctattccttctcttcctcctctcctttctgggcttctttcctcCTCAGAGCTGCACCACTGCATCTAAACCTCCTGAGACCCAGGGCCAGCCTGAGGCTTCTGCACACGTCACCCGAGTTACCGAGATCATTAGGGCAGGTGACAGGCGTGGGTGATCATGGAGAGTTGAATGTGAAGAAATGGTTACAAGCCCTGCCATGTGTAGTCGAGGGGACATCCCTGCCACATGGTACCTCATCAGTCATTGCTATGAAggagtttctctcttctctcttagcTTCTTCCAGTTCTTGACACTTTTTGGTGAGTGCTTCAATTTCCTCCCTAAAGTGCAAAGGGAAATGTCACCTTAGACATGACCTGGTCACACAGTGGTACAGGCAGTGCTGTGTAGGGAGACTATAGGAACTACAGACCACCAGGAGAGCCGCTCTAGGGGCTGAGTTGTCGCCTGTGCTCGCTCTGAGACTTGAGGATGCTGGGCCCCGCATCATTCCTAAAATGTCATCGGAGTTGGCAGAGGGGACAGGATGCGGGTCTGTGGtcgagtgcttgcctaacatgcaggaAGGCCTGAGGTCCATCTGCAGTACTACATAAAACAGCATGCTAGCACCCCAAGCAAGCATAGCACtttggaggtggaggtaggaggctacaaagttcaaggtcattttggtTCCAgaataagttcaaagccagagtcGGGTGCATGAAACCTGTCACAGACAAACCCAAGATATCTGGGGTAGGGACACACACTTGTGACCCTAACAATGTGGTTCTGGCAACCGAGAGGCTGTAGGTGGAAAACTGTAAACTGAGGCCAGCTTGCACGACACAGGCAGATCCTGAGTCAGTCAAAATGAGACCAAAACAAAAGGTCGAAATGCTACTTGGCACTCAGTGAACTTTACCTCAAAGtctgctcctgctcctgtctctccttctcgCCTTCCCTGGCTGTCTCCAACTCCTTCTCCAGGTCGTTCTTGGACTGTAGCAGCTGCTTCATCTCCAGGCTGAGAGACACAAGCAGAGACATTTCCATGGTCACGAGACCCAAGGCTACCACGTGCTGGAGGATGATGCTTCTTGGACCCATGACCCACTTCCTTCCTTGGGAGGTGGATCTAGACGGCACCTTGACATGCCTTTGGTTCTAATGACAGTGCGTGGCATCTCTGACTGTGCTGCAGACAACACTGTGTAGAGGGACTGTCACAGGATAGGGTCAACAGGAACAAAATCCTACCCTGAGACAGAGCCCTTGAGGACACTTAAGTGACACAGTGCCTTCCTCAGCAGTGTCTGAGCCCAGGAAGTGTCTGCTTCTCTCTGGCCTAAACTGGGACACTGCTTACCCTGAGCTCCGGGCTGATGCTGCACCAAGATATGGGTGGCACTGGGGCCATGAACTCAGCCCCGAAGGCTCTGTTTGAAACCCAGATCTGCCACTTCACGTTGGTGACCCTACTTCTCCAGATCCTTGCTAATCTCCACATTAAACGAGCTTCTCCTTGAGTGTTTAACGGGGTGACTGTCACATAGCGAGGGCTTTGAAAGAGGTAGCAACTGTGACACACCTGCAGTTCCCACATCTgtgttaaaactttaaaaagattgacttttgttttgtgtgtatgaatgtttgcctggtGCATGTATGGGCACCACATACAAGGTCAGAAgcaggtgtcagatgccctggaactggagtcatggatggctgtgagctgccatgtgggtgctgggaatcgaacccaggccctctgcaagagcaacaaatgttcttaactgctgagccactgctccagtcCCCAGTGCTAGACATTTGAACAACTAGAACCttgtgtgtcagtgtgtaggGTTGCAATGTTACAGGTTCAGAGTCAAATTACCATGAACTTCCTTTCATTTGTCCTAACAGCCATCaatgtctatctctgtgtgtgaccGAACATCCATGGGACCTTTAGGCAAATCCTTTCAGAAGGTACAGATGGTCCTCTGGCCTCCCACCCAAAGGCTAAGAAAGTCCTCAGACAGCAGCTGAAGCTGAGATTTCCCCTGCTCTCCGAAATCCACCTCCCTGTGGTTTCCAACCATGTATGTAAGTTGCCTGGACTTAGGGTTTTCTCTGTTCTGCCGTTTTAAACAACCTCATGAAACTGTTACCACGGTGGAACACAGTATTTGAGGTAACTGTGGCCACTCATATCTGGCTACAGAAGAAACTGCTAACCCCTTTGAGGTaacaactgttttttgttttgtcttgtcttactGTGCATGGATAACAGCGTGACAGAAAATGCAGGCGTTACCTACTTCAGAGTGTCCGAtgtgacttatttttatgtgaactgtgtgtatgtgcatgcacacttgcacatgtgccatggcacgtatgtggaggtcagaggaaacccTGTGGGAGCTGGCTCTCCTCCCACCAGGTAGGTCCCAGGATCTAAGGCAGGcccatcagacttggtggcaggtgcctttatctCATGATCCATTTCTCAGGCCCACCATCGTAACTTAAGTGTCTTTCCATGAAATGCTAATTTTTACAAGGAACCCACCATCAACTCTCAGCGGTGCATATGAAAGTAGGCCGGGAGGCAACCAGGGAGAGTTTGTAGGGTCTGGCAGGTCTGAACTTTTACACTGGCCTTCCCCCATCCCATGTTTCTAGGGCTTGAATTTAAGGTACCcacatgctgggcaagtactGTCTTACTGAAGGACGGCCCACATGCTGATCGAGAACTGCACCATTGAACTACTGCCGGCACACTTGACAAGTACCGCACCACTGAATAACATCCCCGGATCTTGGATTTttgagtttctctatgtagccaggCTTAACTAGCTCCTGCCAgttaatcctgcctcagcctcccaagtgctgggaacgCTGGCACATGCCAGACCTGGTGGGGATCTGCTTCTCAACCTCACGTCCCAGTGGGTGGGGCCTTGGATCCTCTATTCCTAACCTCTCCAGCTGAGCTTCAAACCCTGCAACCCTAGCTAGCTCTGGTGTGGGCAGGACCTGGGGCCCTCCTTGCCAGTTAGCTCCCAAGTGGGACCAGTTTAGCAACCCTCACCAGCTTATGAGTGGGCAGAGCCTGAGGCCCTGCGTCACCTGACCAGTTCTCAAATGGACAGGGCCAGGGTAAGGTAGGAGGAAGGGTGTccgggtggggtagggtgggggataTTTGGGAGAAGGgctatgggggaggggcaggcacaAGGCCTAGTGTTCCCAAACAGCACCTATGGGGGTGGGGCCTGACACCCTTTCTCTGCAACAGGTTTCAGGGTGGGCAGGGCTGGCAGCCTTGATCATGGCTTTATCACAATTTAAAAGCCTAAGacacacaggctggccttgaacttacgaTCTTCCTGTCCAAAcccctccaagtgctgagataacaGGCAGGTTCTCCCTCTAACTCACACAGATGGGCCCAGCACTTCAGCCCTGGATGGCGTGGGTCCAGGCACTCACTCTTTCTCCAGCAGCTGCTCCTGCAGTGCACCCAGCTCCTCTCTCAGGCTCTTCACGGTTCCTTGGAGATGCTCTTGTTCCTCACACGGGGGCACCTTGGGCAGGTCCTCTGGGGATTGGTCCCCTTTCGGCTGCTTTTGCACTGAGATGTTGGATGGGGAGCGGACCAGGGGATTCGGATTCACCAGCTCTGAAGTAGATTGCTTTGGGCTTTCTGAGGAACTCACTTTCTGGAGGCAATGGAAGCGTTTGTTAACATTACCTCTGTTTGTGAGGCACAGGGGCAGCCAATCTTTGGTGTATGGGAGAAGCTTCACTGTGGGGGCTGAGCCAGCAGGGCCGCTGCTCTGGAAAGATCCCCTTCCTAGCAGTCAAAGCCCAAAGTGGGAAAGGGCTGGCCAGGCCCAGAGGCAGGCCATGAGTCAGAGCTACCACACTACCACAAAGGCTACCAGGGAGGTAGGCAGGCAAGGAGGATACAGACATTGGAATGTGGGAGATTTCCAACCCTGGAGATGGACCTTCAGCCAATCTAATTCTGTCTGAAAGTAACGCCTGTCTCCCCAGGCCTTGTCTAATGGGTCTATGGATGTACCTGGGTTTTCTGAATTTCCCAGCGTGCTTTGCGTATAAAGTATTTCCACAACATGCACTTCTTTTGCTTCCTACTTTGTCAGTATGCGACTGTATTTAACACATTCTCCCTTAGGCCTTTGCACAGCTTTGCCACACAACTGGGGGACTCTGGCTCACAACTTTTTCTTTCAATACTTGGGATAGAACCCATCCTAGGCAAGCCCCTGTACCAAGTCACACACGCAGTCCTTCAACAGCAGATTCATTCTAGGCagatactctaccactgagccacaccccagcccctcactggaggattctaggcaggggctctaccactgagccacaccccagcccctcactggggactCTAGGCAGGGGTCTACCATTGAGCCAcgcctccagcccctcactgggggactctaggcaggagctctaccactgagccgcAGTCTTCCCCTTACCTACAGTCTAGGTAGGAGCGGTATCTTTAGGTTACAACCCTGTCATACAATCCCAAGATCTTAACTGGATGGACAAGTTTCCCAGAATCAGTCAGCTCTGTGGGGttggtgtgggggtgggagatgaGGAAATGCTCGCTAGCCTCCCAGGTCTCCTGGTCAGCCATGTAGCTGAAGAGATTGCTAAGAGTGTGAGTATTATATAAAAGTCTGGGCTTTGCAGACATATGCACTCACCAGGCTAGACCACAGGCACTTCATGGTCATACATGTTCACTTGTTGCTATAAGAAGCCCAGtaatctacacagagaaatcctgtctcaaaaaaaaaaaaaaaaaagcccagtaaTGGGTTCCTGGGCCTGGCCCTCTATAAAATGAGGGCTGTGCATGACACAATCCTGCATCTTGCCCAGACCTGTAAAGAGTGTAGTCTTTCCTGTGTGTACTTGGTAAGGTCTGCAGAGCACCCATACGTCTGTGTTGAGTGACTTGTCTCACGCTGCAGCTGTCTCCCACTGAACCAGACAGTAGCTGCTCCCTGGCCTGGGTAGACCCTGAGTGATCAGACATTAGACCTGCACTTACCTTTTCTAGCTCTGCGATGCGTCTCAGCAGCCGGGGCTTGCTCCAGTCCACGTAACCTAAGAGCAGTAGGATTTACAAGACAGTGTCCATGGGCTACTGTAGTAGGATCACTCCTCTCAGGCATGGACTCACAGCCTCTCCAGGCTGCCAGACAAGCCACAGACCCCAGTGGGGCAGGTGCTTGCCCCCTGAGGGTTCCTTATCTCATGCAGGCCAGGCCAGCTTGGACCTTACTGAGGGACCTAACTGGGCAGATCCCTGAGCTTCTGagatctctgtctccatctcctgtgTACTGAGATGTGTGCACTATAGTGCCAGGGTCATGTAGTGATGGGGCTCGAACTCGGGGCTCCATGCACGCTAGGTGAGCACTCTCCCAGGTGAGCCACATCTGCAGCCGGATGATTTTTCCCATTGATAAACTCCAAACTCTAATCTCACTCTCCACTCCTGAGACCCTTTTCTTTCGCCTGTCTCCTCAGGCCTCCCTCTGTGAGTGGCCCACAGGTAGATACCCTTTATTTTGGAGATGGTGGGTGAATTGCTCAGCATGCGGTCCAGGTCCTCCTTCAGGCTCTGGTTCTCCTCGGTCAGCTCCTGCACACTCCGTGTTAGGTTCAGCAGGGCACTGCTcatcttcttctgcctcttcacACCCAGTTTCTTCTCCACCATGGGCCTGGGGGAAAGCAAGGGCCAGGCTGAGGACCATGCTTCCAGACGGGCTTGGCAGCATCTTACCCAGGAACATGGCTCTTTACCGTGTTCTGAGGTCAGAGTggctcacacacgcacacgcacgcacacgcgcgcacacacacacacacacacacacacacacacacacacacacacacacacacacacacacacgagcattaCCAATCCGAGAGAAAACTAACCCTGATCCCCAGAGGGGTGAAATTAGTCTAACTCCAGCGACAGAAACAACTCCCCTCTTTTTATttccctctattttttttttttttttgactctgggatttcatctaaggttagccttgaactcacgataCAGCAGAGAATAACCCTGAGCCTGCCTctgatacttcttttttttttttttttggtttttcgagacagagtttctctgtgtagccctggctgtcctggcactcactttgtagaccaggctggcctcgaactcagaaatccgcctgcctctgcctcccgagtgctgggattgtaggtgtgcaccaccataacCAGTTTATATAGTGctgggacagaacccagggttTCCTGAAtggcaggcaagtgctctaccaactgtCAACCTCCCCAGTTTCCCCCACTTCTGAGACTGGGTCTCCACATGTATCCCAGGTGGTCCTGGGACCCGGgatccccctgcccccacttcctgCACGTTGGATTGG is a window from the Mus caroli chromosome 5, CAROLI_EIJ_v1.1, whole genome shotgun sequence genome containing:
- the Iqce gene encoding IQ domain-containing protein E isoform X8, which encodes MYDEIIELKKSLHMQKSDVDLMRTKLRRLEEENSRKDRQIEQLLDPSRGPDFVRTLAEKKPDTGWVITGLKQRIFRLEQQCKEKDNTINKLQTDMKTTNLEEMRIAMETYYEEIHRLQTLLASSEATGKKPMVEKKLGVKRQKKMSSALLNLTRSVQELTEENQSLKEDLDRMLSNSPTISKIKGYVDWSKPRLLRRIAELEKKVSSSESPKQSTSELVNPNPLVRSPSNISVQKQPKGDQSPEDLPKVPPCEEQEHLQGTVKSLREELGALQEQLLEKDLEMKQLLQSKNDLEKELETAREGEKERQEQEQTLREEIEALTKKCQELEEAKREERNSFIAMTDEAHPELHAPSPCSRHSEPDSDNSAGEVGGSQPPAPCSEERREAAIRTLQAQWKAHRRKKREAALDEAATVLQAAFRGHLARSKLVRSKVPDSRSPSLPGLLSPLKQSSPAPRVLSPISPAEENPTQEEAVIVIQSILRGYLAQARFIASCCREIAASSQRETVSVTPSGSASPPSLEASPEWGPSGKNSEARSGEAAEDEDEAEEPPDLQPYSGAIRRELCASEELRETSASEPAPSVPYSAQGGHGHCPSSSSLEAVPSMKDAMCEERSSSPGSAGPSLAEPSPPGLQPLSPPPVEDICSDDSDDIIFSPFLPRKKSPSPF